A window of the Arachis duranensis cultivar V14167 chromosome 5, aradu.V14167.gnm2.J7QH, whole genome shotgun sequence genome harbors these coding sequences:
- the LOC107489905 gene encoding uncharacterized protein LOC107489905, which produces MSDRVLLKVYYFGQILLQTSEGVRFVCENPLDVVIPFTISFEEFKGVICEQINSQRARRISCILYRYPIQVFGGFVQFQTKYVTDEASMQEMFSMYIENRSQLLFIELYVEFEQFEADQNILREDYNSDSEDEFESNYEFVGPDGDGVAGEGAIAPDVSDVATALANNVPFEEPSFMRVLDLEVMHVPEFPDYISSGIPLVADGEFAVGMEFSSREAVIKAIKEYTIRRSVDYRVYESEPLTFYAKCTQYGSGCDWLIRVSMISRKYCWVIRRYNGSHTCTRATISQDHSKLDSSTIAEAIKPLVEVDPALKVKSVIAEVQSKFNYTVSYRKAWLAKQKAVEKIFGGWEASYEALPIWFEAMCHKEPPAIVHFETMPAYQGDDLATDIRVLHRVFWSYYPCIRAFRHCKPVVQVDGTHLYGKYKGCLLVAVSQDGNNNIVPIAFAIVEGETSDAWHFFLSNLRQHVVTRDGVGLISDRHESINAAVERSNGAWSPPRAFHMFYIRHIESNFLRKFKAPYLQKLVINIGYSRTVREYEVRYQRLRERGEAYTDWLNRIPREQYALAFDGGYRWGHMTTNLVECINSVLKGACNLPVTALVKATFYRLNELFTRKRAEAEARINAGHVFSDVVTSKLHANQLTSGNIQVSCFDRQNEVFEVREMPSGLEFAVDLRGLRCDCVEFQVDRIPCRHVFACCANQRLDWQVYVHDVYKMDQVRRVYRARFRPLGNPTTWPAYNGPRFIPNPFLRRMTKGRPKMTRFLNEMDTRMLRRPRRCTLCGAEGHSRSRCRQAGGANADRDRQ; this is translated from the exons ATGAGTGATAGAGTATTGTTAAAGGTGTATTATTTTGGTCAGATTTTGTTACAAACATCTGAAGGGGTCAGATTTGTTTGTGAAAATCCATTAGATGTTGTGATTCCTTTCACAATCTCATTTGAAGAGTTCAAAGGTGTGATCTGTGAACAGATTAATTCTCAGAGGGCAAGAAGAATATCTTGTATTCTGTATAGATATCCTATACAAGTGTTTGGTGGATTCGTCCAGTTTCAAACGAAATATGTAACGGACGAAGCGAGCATGCAGGAAATGTTTTCCATGTATATTGAAAATCGGAGTCAACTGTTGTTCATCGAGCTGTATGTTGAGTTTGAGCAATTTGAGGCCGACCAGAATATTTTACGGGAAGATTACAATAGTGACAGTGAAGATGAGTTTGAAAGCAACTATGAATTTGTTGGTCCAGATGGAGATGGGGTTGCAGGTGAGGGAGCTATAGCTCCGGATGTATCTGACGTGGCAACTGCACTGGCAAACAATGTGCCGTTTGAGGAGCCATCATTCATGCGAGTTTTGGATTTGGAAGTCATGCATGTTCCGGAGTTCCCAGATTATATCAGTTCAG GAATTCCTCTTGTCGCAGATGGTGAATTTGCTGTTGGGATGGAATTCAGTTCCAGGGAAGCTGTTATTAAAGCGATAAAAGAGTATACTATTCGAAGAAGCGTAGACTATCGGGTGTATGAATCTGAGCCGTTGACATTTTATGCGAAGTGTACACAGTATGGGTCAGGGTGTGATTGGCTTATCCGGGTTAGCATGATCAGCCGGAAGTACTGTTGGGTTATAAGGAGGTATAATGGCAGTCACACATGTACCAGAGCCACAATTTCTCAGGATCATTCAAAGCTGGATTCGAGCACAATTGCAGAAGCAATTAAGCCGTTGGTTGAGGTTGACCCCGCCTTAAAGGTAAAGTCGGTTATAGCAGAGGTACAATCGAAGTTCAACTACACTGTTAGTTATCGGAAAGCATGGTTGGCTAAGCAAAAGGCAgtggaaaaaatatttggaggcTGGGAAGCATCGTACGAAGCGTTGCCTATTTGGTTTGAGGCCATGTGTCACAAGGAGCCACCAGCTATTGTTCATTTTGAGACTATGCCTGCATATCAAGGCGATGACTTGGCGACTGATATTCGAGTGTTGCATCGTGTCTTTTGGAGTTATTACCCCTGCATTAGAGCATTCAGACATTGTAAGCCAGTTGTCCAGGTAGATGGGACTCACTTGTACGGAAAGTACAAGGGTTGTCTACTAGTGGCAGTGTCACAGGATGGGAACAACAATATCGTCCCAATTGCGTTTGCGATTGTGGAGGGAGAGACTTCGGATGCGTGGCACTTTTTTCTAAGTAACCTTCGTCAGCATGTTGTCACTCGGGATGGTGTGGGACTGATATCCGACCGTCACGAATCCATAAATGCAGCTGTGGAAAGGAGTAACGGGGCTTGGTCACCTCCTAGAGCTTTTCATATGTTTTATATCAGGCATATAGAGTCGAACTTTCTGAGAAAATTCAAGGCGCCGTACTTGCAGAAACTGGTCATCAACATAG GATATTCGAGGACGGTGCGGGAGTACGAGGTGCGTTACCAACGTTTACGAGAACGAGGCGAGGCCTACACTGACTGGTTAAACAGAATCCCCCGAGAACAGTATGCGTTGGCTTTTGACGGTGGTTATCGATGGGGTCATATGACGACAAATCTTGTAGAATGCATCAATTCAGTGTTGAAGGGTGCATGCAATCTCCCCGTGACTGCCCTTGTGAAGGCCACATTCTACAGGCTCAACGAGTTGTTTACCCGAAAAAGAGCAGAGGCGGAAGCCCGGATTAATGCTGGCCATGTGTTTTCTGATGTCGTGACTTCGAAGTTGCATGCAAACCAACTTACATCAGGAAACATTCAGGTTAGTTGCTTTGACCGACAGAATGAGGTCTTTGAGGTGCGTGAGATGCCAAGTGGACTAGAGTTTGCAGTCGACCTACGTGGCCTTCGATGTGACTGTGTTGAGTTTCAGGTTGACCGGATCCCCTGTCGACATGTGTTTGCATGTTGTGCCAACCAGAGACTGGATTGGCAAGTGTATGTTCATGATGTGTATAAGATGGACCAAGTTCGCCGGGTGTACCGAGCAAGATTTAGGCCACTTGGTAACCCCACGACATGGCCTGCTTACAACGGACCTCGATTTATCCCGAATCCGTTCCTTAGACGCATGACAAAAGGTCGCCCCAAAATGACGCGTttcttgaatgagatggacACACGAATGTTACGTCGGCCCAGGCGATGTACGCTTTGCGGAGCTGAAGGACACAGCCGCAGCAGATGCCGTCAGGCAGGTGGGGCAAATGCTGACAGAGATCGCCAGTAG